The Chryseobacterium geocarposphaerae genome window below encodes:
- a CDS encoding MFS transporter, which translates to MKNFNIKAVLFLNYFVFAILLNSVGTVILQVQQNFGISKSHASVLEGFKDLPIAICSFILASFLPKIGIKNSMLIALLLVSCMCFVMPFASDFWFFKLLFTIVGVSFALIKISVFTSIGLVTNTDKEHSSFMGYLEGFFMIGVLMGNVLFSLFIDDHNPRSTHWLNVYWVLGGVSTLSFLFLFFTKLNEKEAKSEKTDLLGDLRNSASLFGYRKVLFFLLCAFLFVLVEQSFQTWTPTFYKEILKVPTSMSIQAGAVLAGAFALGRFLSGFFSKKFSWIYVVSFCVVGFAISILLVLPLTHNININAETTWLNAPLVVYLFPLMGGLLAPIYPSINSVILASIPKYLHSAMSGLIVVFSAIGGTIGSIITGFVFQEFSGQKAFYLSLIPLSLLIISAVFMNKLKINPKK; encoded by the coding sequence ATGAAAAATTTCAATATTAAGGCGGTTTTATTTTTAAACTATTTTGTTTTTGCAATTCTCCTGAATTCTGTAGGAACAGTGATTCTGCAGGTTCAGCAAAACTTCGGAATTTCAAAATCCCATGCCAGTGTTTTGGAAGGTTTTAAAGATCTGCCTATTGCGATCTGTTCATTCATATTAGCATCGTTTCTGCCTAAAATAGGAATTAAAAACTCTATGCTGATTGCTTTGCTTTTAGTGAGTTGTATGTGTTTTGTAATGCCTTTCGCCAGTGATTTCTGGTTTTTTAAACTATTATTTACTATTGTCGGAGTTTCGTTCGCTTTAATTAAAATTTCAGTCTTCACTTCTATTGGACTGGTGACAAATACAGATAAGGAACATTCAAGCTTTATGGGTTATCTGGAAGGCTTTTTTATGATCGGCGTATTAATGGGAAATGTTTTATTCAGTTTGTTCATAGATGACCATAATCCAAGATCTACCCATTGGCTGAATGTTTATTGGGTATTAGGTGGAGTTTCAACACTGTCTTTTTTGTTTTTGTTCTTTACGAAACTGAATGAAAAGGAAGCGAAAAGCGAAAAGACGGATTTGCTGGGAGATCTAAGAAACAGTGCGAGCTTGTTTGGATACAGAAAAGTATTGTTCTTTTTATTGTGTGCTTTTCTTTTCGTTTTGGTGGAACAAAGTTTCCAGACTTGGACACCGACATTTTACAAAGAAATTCTAAAAGTTCCGACCTCTATGAGCATTCAGGCGGGAGCTGTTTTGGCAGGAGCTTTTGCATTGGGAAGGTTTTTATCGGGCTTTTTTTCGAAAAAGTTTAGCTGGATCTACGTAGTTTCTTTTTGTGTCGTGGGGTTTGCGATCAGTATTTTATTGGTACTTCCATTGACTCATAATATTAATATCAATGCGGAAACAACTTGGTTAAATGCACCGTTGGTTGTGTATTTATTTCCGTTAATGGGCGGTTTGTTAGCACCAATTTATCCAAGTATCAATTCGGTGATTTTAGCATCTATTCCAAAATATTTGCATAGTGCAATGTCAGGTTTAATTGTAGTTTTCTCCGCAATCGGAGGAACAATCGGGTCAATTATTACCGGCTTTGTGTTTCAGGAATTCAGTGGACAAAAGGCGTTTTATCTATCATTAATTCCTCTTTCATTGTTGATTATTTCGGCAGTTTTTATGAATAAATTAAAAATAAATCCTAAAAAATAA
- a CDS encoding DUF3307 domain-containing protein: MIFIQLILAHLLGDFILQPNSWVAEKENKKLNSKYLYLHVLIHTALSFIFLWNVELWWVAVLVGISHFIIDAAKLSFQTIKNKKSWFFIDQALHIAVIAGVSFYYNEFNFEFLKDQDFLKILMAALFLTTPASIFIKILLSSWTPVPETAGNIQTESLSSAGKYIGILERLLVFTFIMVNHWEGVGFMVAAKSVFRFSDLAQAKQRKLTEYVLIGTLLSFGMAVLTGILIK, from the coding sequence ATGATTTTTATTCAACTCATATTGGCACATTTACTTGGAGATTTTATTCTTCAGCCAAATTCTTGGGTTGCAGAGAAGGAAAATAAAAAACTAAACAGTAAATATTTGTACCTTCATGTTCTGATTCACACTGCTTTAAGTTTTATTTTTCTTTGGAATGTAGAACTTTGGTGGGTAGCTGTTTTGGTAGGAATTTCACATTTTATTATTGATGCTGCGAAACTCAGTTTTCAGACCATTAAAAATAAAAAAAGCTGGTTTTTCATCGATCAGGCTCTACATATTGCAGTGATTGCAGGAGTTTCTTTTTATTATAATGAATTCAATTTTGAATTTTTAAAAGATCAGGACTTCTTAAAAATACTGATGGCAGCCTTGTTTTTAACAACACCTGCTTCAATTTTTATTAAAATATTACTGTCTTCCTGGACACCCGTTCCGGAGACAGCAGGCAATATACAAACCGAATCTTTATCCAGCGCAGGAAAGTATATCGGGATTTTAGAACGTTTACTCGTTTTCACTTTTATCATGGTGAATCACTGGGAAGGCGTAGGTTTTATGGTGGCTGCAAAATCTGTTTTCAGATTCAGCGACCTGGCACAGGCTAAACAAAGAAAACTGACAGAATATGTATTGATTGGTACATTACTGAGCTTTGGAATGGCTGTTTTAACAGGAATTTTAATTAAATAA
- a CDS encoding pseudouridine synthase, which translates to MDKKFGKTEQKDFITNSSEGKKSFGKSAPKRGGSRPNTFDTRDKYERGSLKYGRRPGSGDDRNQDGAKSFVQKRRLNKIEKDIHKDTIRLNKYIANSGICSRREADELITQGLVEVNGKVVTEMGYQVQKTDKVVFDGQNITPEKPVYVLLNKPKGYISTTKDDKARKTVMDLVANASPYRVFPVGRLDRSTTGVILLTNDGHMTKKLTHPSFDAKKIYHVTLDKKLTHEDMKLIAEGIRLDEGVAVVDQISFIEGKPKNEVGIEIHIGWNRVIRRIFQRLGYEVEALDRVMFAGLTKKNIKRGHWRILTEQEVNNLKML; encoded by the coding sequence ATGGATAAGAAATTTGGAAAAACTGAACAAAAAGATTTTATTACCAATTCGAGTGAAGGGAAAAAATCGTTCGGAAAATCAGCTCCAAAAAGAGGCGGAAGCAGACCTAATACCTTTGATACGAGAGATAAGTATGAAAGAGGCAGCCTAAAATATGGCAGAAGACCGGGAAGTGGTGATGACAGAAACCAGGATGGTGCAAAATCTTTCGTACAAAAAAGAAGACTGAACAAAATTGAAAAAGATATCCACAAAGACACTATTCGTCTGAACAAATACATTGCAAATTCAGGAATCTGCAGCAGAAGAGAAGCTGATGAACTGATTACTCAAGGTTTAGTAGAAGTAAACGGAAAAGTGGTTACTGAAATGGGCTATCAGGTTCAGAAAACAGATAAAGTAGTTTTTGACGGACAAAATATTACTCCGGAAAAACCGGTTTATGTTCTTTTAAACAAACCGAAAGGATACATTTCTACTACAAAAGATGACAAAGCCAGAAAAACAGTAATGGATTTAGTAGCCAATGCTTCTCCATATCGTGTTTTTCCTGTGGGAAGATTGGACAGATCAACTACAGGTGTTATTTTGTTGACAAATGACGGACACATGACGAAGAAATTAACTCACCCTTCATTTGATGCTAAAAAAATCTATCATGTAACGTTAGACAAGAAACTCACCCATGAAGATATGAAGTTAATTGCAGAAGGAATTCGTCTGGATGAAGGAGTAGCGGTTGTAGATCAGATCTCTTTCATTGAAGGGAAGCCTAAAAATGAAGTGGGTATTGAAATCCACATAGGTTGGAATCGTGTGATCAGAAGAATTTTCCAACGATTAGGATATGAAGTGGAAGCTCTTGACAGAGTAATGTTTGCCGGATTAACGAAGAAAAATATCAAAAGAGGACACTGGAGAATCCTTACAGAACAGGAAGTAAATAATCTTAAAATGCTTTAA
- the purF gene encoding amidophosphoribosyltransferase, whose translation MKSLDVHKSEYLKQFETQTYGRNLFRTQEEERLDAPNEECGIFGMYSDNDLDTFSLSQFGLFALQHRGQEACGISVLKDGKITNMKDEGLVLDVYKEIPDPETFMGNSAIGHTRYTTAGDKKKYNFQPFFAKNEYDQIILSIAHNGNLTNAKELKAQLEAEGVVFRATSDSEVILRLIQKNLDLGLRGAIKATMEKIEGAYSVVGMTRNKFFAFRDFNGIRPLVLGAINENSYVVASESVALDAVGAQYVRDILPGEIIYTNENEPGKLHSIMVDEEKAKQRICSFEYIYFARPDSALENINVYEIREKSGEKIWEQAPVEADLVIGVPDSGVPAAIGFAKASGIPFRPVLIKNRYIGRSFIVPTQEMRERVVNLKLNPIISEIKDKRVVIIDDSIVRGTTSKRLVKILKDAGVKEIHFRSVSPPIIAPCYLGIDTPSKDDLISANMTTEELRNYLGVDSLEFLSIDNLKSILGSSNHCFGCFTEEYPVGKGEETELFN comes from the coding sequence ATGAAAAGTTTAGACGTTCATAAAAGTGAATATTTAAAACAGTTTGAAACTCAAACGTACGGAAGAAATCTTTTCAGAACGCAGGAAGAAGAAAGACTGGACGCTCCGAATGAGGAGTGTGGTATCTTCGGAATGTATTCTGACAATGATCTGGATACGTTTTCTCTTTCACAGTTCGGGCTTTTTGCATTACAGCACAGAGGCCAGGAAGCTTGTGGTATCTCAGTTTTAAAAGACGGGAAAATCACCAATATGAAAGATGAAGGTTTGGTTTTGGACGTTTATAAAGAGATCCCTGATCCTGAAACTTTTATGGGAAATTCTGCAATCGGACACACTCGTTATACGACTGCAGGAGATAAGAAGAAGTATAATTTCCAGCCATTTTTCGCGAAAAACGAATATGACCAGATTATTCTTTCGATTGCACATAATGGTAACCTTACCAACGCAAAAGAGCTGAAAGCTCAGTTGGAAGCTGAAGGTGTTGTTTTCAGAGCAACTTCGGATTCTGAGGTTATTTTAAGATTAATCCAAAAAAATCTTGACCTAGGACTTCGTGGAGCCATCAAAGCAACCATGGAGAAAATTGAAGGTGCCTATTCTGTGGTGGGAATGACAAGAAATAAATTCTTCGCATTCAGAGATTTCAACGGAATCAGACCTTTGGTTTTAGGAGCCATCAATGAAAATTCTTATGTTGTTGCCTCAGAATCTGTGGCCTTAGATGCTGTCGGAGCTCAGTATGTTCGTGATATTTTACCGGGAGAAATCATTTATACTAATGAAAATGAGCCTGGAAAACTTCATTCAATTATGGTAGATGAGGAGAAAGCTAAGCAAAGAATCTGTTCTTTCGAGTACATTTATTTTGCAAGACCTGACTCGGCTCTAGAAAATATTAATGTTTACGAAATCAGAGAAAAATCCGGAGAAAAGATCTGGGAACAGGCTCCTGTGGAAGCTGATTTGGTAATTGGAGTTCCTGATTCAGGAGTTCCTGCTGCCATTGGTTTTGCTAAAGCTTCCGGAATTCCTTTCCGCCCGGTGCTGATTAAGAACAGATATATCGGAAGAAGCTTCATCGTACCGACTCAGGAAATGAGAGAAAGAGTAGTGAACCTTAAATTAAATCCGATCATTTCAGAAATCAAAGATAAGAGAGTAGTTATTATTGATGATTCTATCGTTCGTGGAACGACTTCTAAAAGATTGGTTAAAATCCTTAAAGATGCTGGTGTAAAAGAAATTCACTTCAGAAGTGTTTCTCCGCCAATCATTGCACCTTGTTATTTAGGAATTGACACCCCGTCAAAAGATGATTTGATTTCTGCTAATATGACTACCGAAGAGCTTAGAAATTATTTAGGAGTAGATTCTTTAGAGTTCTTAAGCATAGATAATTTAAAGAGCATTTTAGGTTCTTCCAATCACTGCTTCGGATGTTTTACAGAAGAATACCCTGTAGGAAAAGGAGAAGAGACAGAATTATTTAACTAA
- a CDS encoding porin family protein, with protein sequence MKKTILGIAIAISSLTFAQEKAKSSASPVSFGVKAGLNISTISGGDSKAKAGFYGGAFANIPVASSFSVQPEVLYNGVGAKADGMEDLKVNLSYISVPVMFQYNALPNLYLEAGPQFSFLIDSKFKYQSVSVKGNDYVKGFDFGIGIGAGYYITDNFGVTARYVAGVTDVAKKTGGVQPEGKNNVFQIGLAYKFN encoded by the coding sequence ATGAAAAAAACAATTTTGGGAATTGCCATCGCAATCAGCTCTTTAACGTTTGCTCAAGAAAAAGCAAAATCTTCAGCTTCACCGGTATCATTTGGTGTAAAAGCAGGTCTTAATATTTCAACTATTTCTGGGGGAGACTCTAAAGCTAAAGCAGGGTTTTATGGAGGTGCATTTGCGAATATTCCTGTTGCATCAAGTTTTAGTGTTCAGCCAGAAGTTTTATACAACGGAGTAGGTGCAAAAGCAGATGGAATGGAAGATTTAAAAGTAAATTTAAGCTACATTTCCGTTCCTGTAATGTTTCAGTATAATGCTCTTCCGAACTTGTATTTAGAGGCAGGACCGCAATTCAGTTTTTTAATAGACTCTAAATTCAAATATCAGTCTGTATCAGTAAAAGGTAACGATTATGTCAAAGGTTTTGATTTCGGAATCGGTATTGGTGCAGGATACTATATTACTGATAATTTTGGGGTAACAGCAAGATATGTTGCTGGTGTAACAGATGTTGCTAAAAAGACTGGAGGAGTTCAACCTGAAGGAAAAAACAATGTATTCCAAATAGGTTTAGCATATAAATTCAACTAA
- a CDS encoding AraC family transcriptional regulator, whose protein sequence is MKVTFERVIPDEKSSFRTIHNNSPISEFKWEYHYHPEIELVCVISGSGTRHVGYHKSNYTNGDLVLIGSNIPHSGFGLNSIDPHEEIVLQFKEEILQFPQQEVEARSIKNLLELSKYGIHFHDEVHKTMLPKLKLILSSKGYKRYLLLLEILFELSKCENYELLNREIMPYTIISKNKTRLENIFTYVEHNYDKEINIEDVAKLANLTLPAFCNFFKKATQITFTEFVNRYRINKACLLMAQDKSISECSYSCGFNNVTYFNRMFKKYTEKTPSEFMKNFAPNKVNVDVKVEDEVKSKVLF, encoded by the coding sequence ATGAAAGTTACCTTTGAAAGGGTGATTCCCGATGAAAAGAGCTCTTTTCGCACGATTCACAACAATTCTCCCATTTCGGAATTTAAATGGGAATATCATTATCATCCTGAAATTGAGCTTGTATGTGTAATTTCCGGGAGCGGAACCCGACATGTCGGATATCACAAAAGCAATTATACAAATGGCGATTTGGTATTAATCGGCTCAAATATTCCGCATTCAGGTTTTGGTTTAAACTCCATTGATCCGCATGAAGAAATTGTCCTTCAGTTCAAAGAAGAAATTTTACAGTTCCCACAACAGGAAGTAGAGGCGAGGTCTATTAAAAACCTTCTAGAGCTGTCTAAATATGGAATTCATTTTCATGATGAAGTGCATAAAACAATGCTTCCCAAACTGAAATTAATACTGAGTTCGAAAGGTTATAAAAGATACTTACTGTTATTGGAAATCTTGTTTGAACTTTCAAAATGTGAAAACTATGAGCTTTTAAACAGGGAAATCATGCCTTATACCATTATTTCAAAAAACAAAACGCGTCTTGAAAATATTTTCACTTACGTTGAGCACAATTATGATAAAGAAATTAATATTGAAGATGTAGCAAAGCTGGCCAATCTCACATTACCTGCATTCTGTAATTTTTTCAAAAAAGCAACCCAGATCACCTTTACAGAATTTGTAAACCGGTATCGCATCAACAAAGCCTGCCTATTGATGGCACAGGATAAAAGCATTTCAGAATGCAGTTACAGCTGCGGCTTTAATAATGTGACCTATTTTAACAGAATGTTTAAAAAGTATACGGAGAAAACCCCTTCTGAGTTTATGAAGAACTTTGCTCCTAATAAAGTAAATGTAGATGTAAAGGTAGAGGATGAAGTGAAAAGTAAAGTGCTGTTTTAA
- a CDS encoding trehalase family glycosidase, translating to MNKQLYINEIQALFDDVQRSKIFEDQKMMTDAVPLFPIAEINAKYQEEKQLENFDLKKFVLYNFDFLGAKISIQREDHLPIEEHIEKLWDELTRTAYEEKGTLLKLPKPYVVPGGRFNEFFYWDSYFIMLGLQVSGRIEMMENIIENCSYLIQTVGFVPNASRTHFLSRSQPPYFSLMLDLLFETTKDKNIYIKYHDTLEKEYAFWMNGAERLENGSSSKRVLKTINGDILNRYYDAENEPRPESYLIDIEDAENAGEEFYRNIRSACESGWDFSSRWFGDGENIQTIETLNLAEVDLNCLLWHLEATLAKSSSLQNLSEKENVFKEKAENKKQMIDKYFWDSNSGIYRDYHTKKHATTSSEHIATLYPLFLGLANEKQAESVAKNIEEKFLYQGGLVTTTKKTGQQWDLPNAWAPYQWLGFKSMKNYGFDDLAEKIKNNWCANVERVYKNTGKLMEKYNALDIETVAGGGEYPNQDGFGWTNGVYLKLNQN from the coding sequence ATGAACAAACAATTATATATCAACGAAATCCAGGCTCTTTTTGATGATGTTCAGCGATCAAAGATCTTCGAAGATCAGAAGATGATGACCGATGCGGTTCCGTTATTTCCAATTGCTGAAATTAATGCAAAATATCAGGAAGAGAAGCAGCTTGAGAATTTTGATCTGAAAAAATTTGTCCTATATAACTTTGATTTTTTAGGAGCAAAAATATCCATTCAGAGAGAAGACCATTTGCCGATTGAAGAGCATATAGAAAAACTCTGGGATGAATTGACCAGAACAGCTTACGAAGAAAAAGGAACATTGCTGAAACTTCCCAAACCTTATGTCGTTCCGGGAGGTCGTTTTAATGAATTTTTCTATTGGGACAGTTATTTTATCATGTTAGGCTTGCAGGTTTCCGGAAGGATTGAAATGATGGAAAATATTATTGAAAACTGTTCTTATTTAATTCAGACTGTCGGATTTGTACCTAATGCGAGCCGGACTCATTTTTTAAGCCGTTCTCAGCCACCCTACTTTTCGTTAATGCTGGATTTGCTTTTTGAAACGACAAAAGATAAAAATATTTATATCAAATATCATGATACTTTAGAAAAAGAATATGCTTTCTGGATGAATGGTGCTGAAAGACTGGAAAACGGGTCAAGTTCAAAAAGGGTATTGAAAACGATTAACGGAGATATTTTAAACAGGTATTATGACGCGGAGAATGAGCCCCGTCCTGAAAGTTATTTAATAGATATTGAGGATGCCGAAAATGCAGGCGAAGAATTTTACAGAAATATAAGAAGCGCCTGTGAATCGGGTTGGGATTTTTCAAGCAGATGGTTTGGAGATGGAGAAAATATACAGACGATTGAGACTTTGAACTTGGCTGAAGTTGATCTGAATTGCCTGTTGTGGCATCTGGAAGCAACATTGGCAAAATCTTCATCACTTCAAAATTTATCAGAAAAGGAAAATGTTTTTAAAGAAAAAGCAGAAAACAAGAAACAGATGATCGACAAATATTTCTGGGATTCAAATTCTGGTATTTACAGAGATTATCATACAAAAAAGCATGCAACAACCTCATCTGAACATATTGCTACTCTTTATCCTTTGTTTCTTGGGTTAGCCAATGAAAAGCAGGCAGAATCTGTCGCAAAAAATATCGAAGAAAAATTTCTGTATCAAGGCGGTTTGGTTACCACAACGAAGAAAACCGGACAGCAATGGGATCTTCCGAATGCATGGGCACCGTATCAATGGCTTGGCTTTAAGTCTATGAAAAACTATGGTTTTGATGACTTGGCGGAAAAGATTAAAAATAACTGGTGCGCCAATGTGGAAAGAGTTTATAAAAACACAGGAAAGCTGATGGAGAAATACAATGCATTAGATATAGAAACTGTTGCAGGAGGTGGAGAATATCCTAATCAGGATGGTTTCGGATGGACGAATGGTGTTTATCTTAAAT
- the aroB gene encoding 3-dehydroquinate synthase produces the protein MITILNDNFSQLNEFLHEKSFSKIFILVDENTHEYCLPVLLGNMETDLGFEILEIEAGEEMKNIQTANQLWEILTEMQADRKALVINLGGGVITDMGGFVASTYKRGIQFINIPTTLLSMCDASIGGKTGIDLMHFKNMVGTFTFPEQIFIYPKFLETLPFKELRSGFAEMLKHGLIADQAHWENLVHINKLDTESVTPYIETSMNIKQNVVDQDFHEKNIRKTLNFGHTIGHAIESLCLSQGNPILHGEAVAAGMICEAHLSYLEGLLSGEDAKVIIESIQKYYPYLDISDFKDEDIFALLLNDKKNVDSKINFSLLSGIGTCIFDHQSSQKNIIESLNFYRNLNNA, from the coding sequence ATGATAACAATATTAAATGATAATTTTTCTCAATTAAACGAATTCTTACACGAAAAATCGTTTAGTAAAATTTTTATTCTGGTCGATGAAAATACCCATGAATATTGTCTTCCTGTTCTTTTAGGAAATATGGAGACAGACTTAGGGTTTGAAATTCTTGAGATAGAAGCAGGTGAAGAAATGAAAAATATCCAGACGGCCAATCAGCTGTGGGAAATTCTGACAGAAATGCAGGCCGACAGAAAAGCATTGGTTATCAATTTAGGAGGTGGTGTAATTACGGATATGGGAGGTTTTGTAGCTTCTACCTATAAAAGAGGAATTCAGTTTATCAATATTCCTACAACACTTTTGTCAATGTGTGATGCATCTATAGGAGGAAAAACCGGTATAGATCTAATGCATTTTAAAAATATGGTAGGAACCTTCACTTTCCCTGAACAGATTTTTATCTATCCTAAATTTCTAGAAACCCTTCCTTTCAAAGAATTAAGAAGCGGATTTGCCGAAATGCTGAAACACGGATTGATTGCAGACCAAGCGCATTGGGAAAACCTTGTTCATATCAATAAGCTGGATACAGAAAGTGTGACTCCTTATATTGAGACTTCAATGAATATTAAGCAGAATGTTGTTGATCAGGATTTTCATGAAAAAAATATTCGAAAGACCTTAAATTTTGGACATACGATCGGACACGCGATTGAAAGTTTATGTCTTAGCCAAGGAAATCCTATTCTTCATGGGGAAGCCGTTGCAGCCGGAATGATCTGTGAAGCACATCTCTCCTATCTCGAAGGGTTGTTATCAGGAGAAGATGCTAAAGTCATTATTGAAAGCATTCAGAAATATTATCCGTACTTAGATATCAGTGATTTTAAAGATGAAGATATTTTTGCCCTCTTATTAAATGATAAGAAAAATGTAGACAGTAAAATTAATTTCTCTTTACTTTCCGGAATTGGAACCTGTATTTTTGATCATCAATCCAGCCAGAAAAATATAATAGAATCCTTGAATTTTTATAGAAATTTGAACAATGCTTAG
- a CDS encoding porin family protein, whose protein sequence is MKKLILGLAVTASSLAFAQQTSSSSGSSSPVQFGIKAGMNVASLSKDQGLDDQKSKIGFNAGVFANIPVASSFSIQPEVLYSDLGAKVTTKDVILGNTYTTESSRNLGYITVPLMFQYKFVPNFYLEAGPEFGFLVSAKDKFKSSTNGNSNGSQTAELNKDDFNTFNFGIGIGAGYYFTDNIGLTARYVAGATDIYKNNNGDAVRNNVFQVGLAFKF, encoded by the coding sequence ATGAAAAAGTTAATTTTAGGATTAGCAGTAACGGCAAGTTCATTGGCGTTTGCACAGCAGACCTCATCTTCATCTGGTTCATCTAGCCCGGTTCAATTTGGTATTAAAGCGGGAATGAACGTTGCTTCATTATCTAAAGATCAGGGATTGGATGATCAGAAATCTAAAATTGGTTTTAACGCAGGTGTTTTTGCTAATATTCCGGTTGCTAGTTCATTCAGCATTCAGCCAGAGGTTTTGTATAGTGATTTAGGGGCTAAAGTAACTACAAAAGATGTTATTTTAGGAAATACTTATACCACTGAATCTTCAAGAAACTTAGGATACATTACAGTACCTTTAATGTTCCAGTATAAGTTTGTTCCTAACTTCTATTTAGAAGCAGGTCCTGAGTTTGGTTTCTTAGTAAGCGCGAAGGATAAATTCAAAAGTTCTACCAACGGAAACTCTAACGGTTCTCAAACAGCAGAATTGAATAAGGATGATTTCAACACATTCAATTTTGGAATAGGTATCGGAGCAGGATATTATTTTACGGACAATATTGGTCTTACTGCGAGATATGTTGCCGGAGCGACAGATATCTATAAGAATAACAATGGAGATGCTGTAAGAAACAATGTGTTCCAAGTGGGATTAGCATTTAAATTCTAA
- the purC gene encoding phosphoribosylaminoimidazolesuccinocarboxamide synthase, with translation MEKKEMLYEGKAKQVFATDNPDQVIVRFKDDATAFNAQKRGSVDLKGEMNNAITTLIFEYLNEKGIKTHFIKQLNEREQLVRKVSIIPLEMVVRNYSAGSMAQRLGVEEGIKSPVTIFDICYKKDELGDPLINDHHAVFLGAATYEELDEMYELTSDINEILIDLFDKMNIILVDFKIELGKTSDGEIILADEISPDTCRLWDKDTMKKLDKDRFRRDLGEVTEAYVEIYNRLKTVLNK, from the coding sequence ATGGAAAAGAAAGAAATGTTGTACGAAGGGAAAGCAAAACAAGTATTTGCTACCGATAATCCTGATCAAGTAATCGTACGTTTCAAAGACGATGCTACAGCATTCAATGCTCAAAAAAGAGGTTCTGTTGATTTGAAAGGCGAAATGAACAACGCCATCACAACTTTGATTTTTGAATATTTAAATGAGAAAGGGATTAAGACTCATTTCATTAAACAATTGAACGAAAGAGAACAATTGGTAAGAAAAGTATCTATCATTCCTTTGGAAATGGTGGTAAGAAATTATTCTGCAGGAAGCATGGCTCAAAGATTAGGAGTGGAAGAAGGAATTAAATCTCCGGTTACCATCTTCGATATCTGCTACAAGAAAGATGAGTTGGGAGATCCGTTAATCAACGATCACCATGCAGTGTTCTTAGGAGCTGCAACGTATGAAGAGCTTGATGAAATGTATGAATTGACTTCAGACATCAACGAGATCCTGATCGATCTTTTCGATAAAATGAATATCATCTTAGTTGATTTCAAAATTGAATTGGGTAAAACTTCTGACGGTGAGATTATCTTGGCAGACGAAATTTCTCCTGATACTTGCAGACTTTGGGATAAAGATACGATGAAGAAGTTAGATAAAGACAGATTCAGAAGAGATCTTGGTGAAGTTACAGAAGCTTATGTTGAGATCTATAACAGATTGAAAACTGTTCTTAACAAATAA
- a CDS encoding SatD family protein — MIAVITGDIINSQHAETEVWITKLKNLLENWGSAPHTWEIYRGDEFQFKCNIDDVFWRFLAIKSLIKSQENLDVRIAIGIGEENFSSEKITESNGTAYVHSGRLLNDLKNDGHTVAIKTSNDSVNKDLNILLKWSSKDFDNWTMATSEIIHEMIMNQDITQEDLAKRFNISQSSVSQRLKRANYELIVETNQYFRKKISEL, encoded by the coding sequence ATGATAGCGGTCATTACCGGAGATATTATAAATTCACAGCACGCGGAAACAGAGGTTTGGATCACCAAGCTTAAAAATCTTCTCGAAAATTGGGGAAGTGCTCCTCACACATGGGAAATCTACAGAGGAGATGAGTTTCAGTTCAAATGTAATATTGATGACGTTTTCTGGCGTTTCTTAGCCATAAAATCACTTATAAAAAGTCAGGAAAATTTAGATGTAAGAATAGCCATCGGAATCGGTGAAGAAAATTTTTCGTCTGAAAAAATTACCGAATCCAATGGAACTGCCTACGTACATTCCGGGAGATTGCTCAATGATCTGAAAAATGATGGTCATACCGTTGCCATTAAAACCTCTAATGATTCTGTAAATAAAGATTTAAATATACTTCTCAAATGGTCGTCTAAGGATTTTGACAACTGGACCATGGCAACCTCAGAAATCATTCACGAAATGATTATGAACCAAGATATTACACAAGAAGACCTGGCAAAAAGGTTTAATATATCACAGTCCTCGGTTAGCCAGCGACTGAAGCGTGCCAACTACGAGCTTATTGTGGAAACTAATCAATATTTTAGAAAGAAAATTTCAGAACTGTAA